In one Dehalogenimonas formicexedens genomic region, the following are encoded:
- the rsfS gene encoding ribosome silencing factor: protein MSKLRYGIIILILTSSGDSKPLENIDIARRIADIASEKQASDIIVTDVRGLSSITDYQVVLSADNTRLARAILDEVTERLKKEGQRPLHSEGIGPDQEWLIVDYGPVMMHVFTPEKRALFDFDRLWPAAKTVLALQ from the coding sequence ATGTCAAAACTTCGATATGGTATAATCATCCTGATTTTAACATCATCGGGGGACAGTAAACCACTGGAAAACATCGATATTGCCCGGCGGATCGCCGACATCGCATCAGAAAAACAGGCATCGGACATCATTGTTACCGACGTCAGGGGTCTCTCAAGCATTACTGATTACCAGGTGGTACTTTCCGCGGATAATACTCGCCTGGCTCGGGCTATCCTCGACGAAGTCACAGAAAGATTAAAGAAGGAAGGCCAGCGCCCGCTTCATTCGGAAGGAATCGGGCCTGACCAGGAATGGCTGATCGTGGACTACGGTCCGGTGATGATGCACGTCTTCACCCCGGAAAAACGCGCCCTTTTCGATTTCGACCGCCTGTGGCCCGCGGCCAAAACGGTCCTCGCCCTCCAGTAG
- a CDS encoding YkgJ family cysteine cluster protein, producing MTENESAKTEQNLKTVLELIEQKRKKHGERYERFLWTVAQLLRAEFPGLFAGMPDAQLRNLIAFVDTVGEDTQAMMKRLKAACAGCGWCCSQTGNIVVSAEDAGRISRQLKMKKDDLFIIRNGEWTIKNAHPCQWWSQKTGRCQIYSIRPVTCRIWPSSLPNEKGIRCLQPVAECAYAVRVTAVKVMESLEAQKKAAMG from the coding sequence ATGACGGAAAACGAGAGCGCCAAAACAGAACAGAACCTTAAAACCGTGCTTGAGTTGATCGAGCAGAAACGGAAGAAACACGGCGAACGGTACGAGCGGTTCCTTTGGACGGTGGCGCAACTGCTGCGGGCGGAATTTCCCGGACTATTTGCGGGAATGCCCGATGCTCAGCTACGCAATCTGATCGCGTTCGTTGATACGGTGGGTGAAGACACCCAGGCAATGATGAAACGTCTCAAGGCTGCCTGCGCCGGCTGCGGCTGGTGCTGTTCCCAGACCGGTAACATCGTTGTCTCCGCAGAGGACGCAGGACGGATCAGCCGCCAGTTGAAAATGAAGAAAGACGACCTTTTTATAATCCGTAACGGGGAATGGACGATCAAAAACGCCCACCCCTGCCAGTGGTGGAGCCAGAAGACGGGGCGCTGCCAGATCTACAGCATCCGGCCCGTGACCTGCCGTATCTGGCCGTCATCCTTGCCGAACGAAAAGGGGATTCGCTGCCTCCAGCCCGTGGCTGAATGCGCCTACGCGGTTAGGGTGACCGCGGTGAAGGTCATGGAGTCCCTGGAAGCCCAGAAAAAGGCGGCGATGGGTTAA